In Fibrobacter sp., the sequence TGGAAAGAGTCTACGAAAAAAAAGATAAAAATAGTCCGTCCCTGGCCCCCGCGAGATCCGCGCTTTTGTAAGAAGCCCTTCAATTTTTTTTAAAAACTGAAATTCAAAGCAAAATCTGGAAAAATGATGTCAGAAAGAGGAGAATAAAAAAACAGGCTATCCTTCACCCAAATCGCGAAAAACAGCCTGTTTATGTATCTTAATGGGGTGGCTGAGGGGACTCGAACCCCCAACAACTGGAACCACAATCCAGGGCTCTGACCAATTGAACTACAGCCACCATGTATTTCTATGTCTAAAGAGCAAAAATCAGGTTAAGAAAATACCTAATTTTACCAGATTCCGCAATTTAATTCTTCCACCACTATTTCTGCAGAACAACATCTCCCCAGGTTCCCGGAATATAGTACTGCGCTTTTTCCGGAACCGAAGCAGTCACCTTTTCCCCCTGATCCACAGCAAAAACACCCAGCCCGATAGACCTTTCCTCAAAAGGAACTATCCCTGTATCGTACCAGGGAATTCTGATCACAACCTTATCATTGACAATCTCTCTGTTCAGTTCAGATTGCCACTTCCGGGATGTGTACTGAATAGCGTTGTCCTTGTACTCCCGTGTGAAATGAAATGCACCCAGTGAATCTTTGCCAGGAGAATAGCTGACTATCCTGTCAGGATAAGAAAGAAACGCGTTTTTCCCACTCTTTCCATCGATAATAAACCGCACAGAACCGGAATCCTGGTTCTTACCGATTACCACAAAGAAAGCATCCTTATTCCATGTGGCTGCGTACCGGAAATTCCCAACGGTGCTGAAGTTTTCATTTTTAACTGCAGATGCAACAGCACTCAGAGATACATCAGAAGCGACGCGCAGGGCTTTCAGTGGCTCGCTTTTATTAACCTTATCGAGATTCACTATTCCTATAGGGGCAATTGTACCCTTCTCCTGACCATCCGAAGCGCTCCAGTCGATCTGAAGGAACTCTTTTCCGCCTACAAGATCCTTCTTGATGCTTCCAAAGGAAAACTCTCCCGCATAATCGGAGATTTTGAAAGTCTTGCTGGACAAGGCTTTTTTCTTGCCGTTTGAGACGAGCGACAGAGTCAGAGAAATGGATTTTTTCTTGATCTGTGCAGTATCGATCTGCGCTCTGGCAATGATAGTGTCATTTCGCTGAGTTGCCCACGGCACAGGGGAACTGAATGAGACCACCTGGCTGTACGCAGAAACCGCCGCGAAAACTATTGTAGCTGTAAGCACTTTACATCTGTTCATCATCGTCCCCTTTTTCTGACAATTTCCGAGAATAGAAATAAAAATATACGTAATGCACACGTGAAAAAGAGAAGTGTCATTCCATGGGATCATCTTCCACCAGGGTCCAGAGTGTATCTCCGCCACTAATCAGGTCCACATTCACACCCTCAGGTGTAGTTGACCAACCAAAGGAAAATTCCGCAAGAGCATAGCTCTCTGGCACCTCCCAGGTGTTGATTTCACTCTCTAAAGGAAGATTGTTTTTGACTTTATGCAGCTCAAATATCCGTTTCTTTTCTCCCAACCGGACCATTTTTCTTTCTTTAACTACATACATTGTTTTTCCGCTCAAGTAACTGCCGGCAACATCTGCTTTCCATATAGCTTGTGCACCCGATGGTCCGCTGTAAACCCATCCGCTGTATGCCAGAAAAAAGACTATGAAGCTGCCGGCAATATGTGCAGATGCAGCAATGCGGTTTTTCAGACGCAAAAAATTCCAACACACTTCACTCACTATAAACAGCACCATCAGTTTCAGCACAGAATCAAATTGATCCGCTTTGAATGAAATCCCCATCAGGTCAAATAAAAAAGCGATAAAAACAACGATCGCATAAACCAGGTATCGAATCTTCCTGTGTGCTTTGCTGCGAAAACCAAAATACGCGCATACAAGAACAAGGAAAGGAAGCACCCAGATAAGAAAGTTCAATATTTTCATTATTCCACCGATCCCAGTAAAATTGAATTTCCTGTAAAGAAGACTCCGGCAACACACGCTGTCACCATACATGCCAGAGTCGCTGCAAGAAGTGCCCTGAAACCGATTTGAGAAAGAGCTCTTGTTCTTGAGGGAGCAAGTGCAGATACACCTCCCACGAATATTGCCATCGAGGCTACATGCGCAAATCCGCACAGAGCATAGGTGGCAATTATTACCGACCTGGGTTCTGAAATCAGATTACCGGAAATAGCGTTAGCAAGATCCTGATATCCAGCTACTTCTGTAGCAACAACACGCTCACCGACAATCTGAGAGATCACCGTCGCATCCTGCAAAGGTACCCCCATTACCAGGGTAAAGGGATAAAAAAGGTACCCCAGCAAGCCCTTCAGAGACCAGTCAATATTAATTTCCAGAAACGAATTGACCGCTCCTCCGGCACCGTTGAGAATCATATCGATAAGCGCCACAAGGCCCAGAACAGCAATAAGAAGCGCTGCCACTCCGGCTATCACCTTCACACCTGCATTAGCCCCGTTTATCACCGCCTCAAAGACATTTGCCTCTTTCTCATAGTCCGGCTTTACAGAGATACCCAGTGTCCTGGGGTGCTGTTCTTCCGGGTAAAGCACCTTTGACATTACTATCGCAGCAGGAGCGGAAAGAATTGATGCAGAAATGAGATGACCGGCTATGGTCGGGAAAGACTGCTGAAGTGTAAAGACATACAGCGCAAGGACATTTGATGCAACCGTGGCCATCCCTGCAGTCAGCATGGTGCAGAGTTCCGATCTTGTCATCTCAGCAATGTAGGGTCTCACTGTGAATGCAGATTCCACTCCAACAAAAATGTTCGATGCCACACAGAGTGACTCGGCTCCGGATATTCTCATCAGTCTGCTAAAAATACCCGAGAAAAACCTGATCAGCATCGGCATGATATTCAGGAAATAAAGCACTGAGATCAGAGCAGAGAAAAAGATTATAGTGGGTAGTCCCTGAAATGCCAGAATAAACCCGTGTGAGCCGCTCACTCCCGGAGGAATCGCAAGCGGTCCGAACACAAACCTTGCGCCTTCAGAAGACGCCTCCACCACTTTTACGACTAAATCATTAATCAGGAGGAAAAATCTGGACCCTGCCGGAACTCTGAAAATAAAGAGGGCAAAAACTATCTGAAGTCCTACCCCCCAGAGCACCACCCGCCAATTAAAAACTCTCCTGTTTGTGGAAAGCAGCCAGCCAAAGCCAATGAGCAGGAATATTCCAGCGAAGCTTATGAGGTTATACATAGAGATCTTTGATGGACATGAATGCCATATACAGATAAAATAATTTAAAATTGATGCAATCTAATCCAAATTTTTACAAACCAAAAACTCTTATATTCTAAATCTCCGGCAATTCTATTGTCACTCCCTGAAAACAAATTTCCATAAAATCACAGATGACTGCATCTGCGGGTTCCGGAATTATTTTTAAACCTTATTTTCACCAATGAAGTGATGAGTCCTCAGACCTGCCTTCTCTTCGGTGATTGCCTGGAATCTCCCTGGCTCTTTTTAACCTGAAATAATGAATTGGAATATTGAGATAT encodes:
- a CDS encoding nucleoside transporter, which codes for MSMYNLISFAGIFLLIGFGWLLSTNRRVFNWRVVLWGVGLQIVFALFIFRVPAGSRFFLLINDLVVKVVEASSEGARFVFGPLAIPPGVSGSHGFILAFQGLPTIIFFSALISVLYFLNIMPMLIRFFSGIFSRLMRISGAESLCVASNIFVGVESAFTVRPYIAEMTRSELCTMLTAGMATVASNVLALYVFTLQQSFPTIAGHLISASILSAPAAIVMSKVLYPEEQHPRTLGISVKPDYEKEANVFEAVINGANAGVKVIAGVAALLIAVLGLVALIDMILNGAGGAVNSFLEINIDWSLKGLLGYLFYPFTLVMGVPLQDATVISQIVGERVVATEVAGYQDLANAISGNLISEPRSVIIATYALCGFAHVASMAIFVGGVSALAPSRTRALSQIGFRALLAATLACMVTACVAGVFFTGNSILLGSVE